From a region of the Panicum virgatum strain AP13 chromosome 2K, P.virgatum_v5, whole genome shotgun sequence genome:
- the LOC120660178 gene encoding MADS-box transcription factor 15-like, with protein MGRGKVQLKRIENKINRQVTFSKRRNGLLKKANEISVLCDAEVAVIVFSPKGKLYEYATDDRMDKILERYECYSYAEKALISAEPESEVNWCHEYRKLKAKIGTIQKCHKHLMGEDLESLNLKELQQLEQQLESSLKHIRSRKSHLMVESISELQKKERSLQEENKALQKELADRQKAAASRPQVQWDPHTQAQTSSSSSSFLMRQDQQPLQPPQNIWYPPVTGERGEEAAAVAQRQPGQAQPQLRIGSLPPWMTSHLNA; from the exons ATGGGGCGCGGCAAGGTGCAGCTGAAGCGGATAGAGAACAAGATAAACCGGCAGGTGACCTTCTCCAAGCGCCGCAACGGCCTCCTCAAGAAGGCGAACGAGATCTCCGTCCTCTGCGACGCCGAGGTCGCCGTCATCGTCTTCTCCCCAAAGGGGAAGCTTTACGAGTACGCCACCGACGACCG CATGGACAAAATTCTTGAACGTTACGAGTGCTATTCCTATGCTGAAAAGGCTCTAATTTCAGCTGAACCTGAGAGTGAG GTAAATTGGTGCCACGAATACAGGAAACTGAAGGCCAAAATTGGGACTATACAAAAATGCCACAA GCACCTAATGGGAGAGGATCTAGAGTCTCTGAATCTCAAAGAGCTCCAACAACTAGAGCAGCAGCTGGAGAGCTCACTGAAGCACATCAGATCAAGAAAG AGCCACCTTATGGTCGAGTCCATTTCTGAGCTACAGAAGAAG GAGAGATCACTGCAGGAGGAGAACAAGGCTCTACAGAAGGAA CTTGCGGACAGGCAGAAGGCGGCCGCCAGCAGGCCGCAGGTGCAATGGGACCCGCACACCCAGGCCCAGACGAGTTCATCATCTTCCTCCTTCCTGATGAGGCAGGATCAGCAGCCACTGCAGCCTCCACAGAACATCTG GTATCCGCCAGTGACGGGAGAGAGGGGCGAAGAGGCAGCGGCAGTAGCGCAGCGGCAGCCCGGGCAGGCGCAACCGCAACTTCGCATCGGGAGCCTTCCGCCATGGATGACCAGCCACCTCAATGCTTGA